The Littorina saxatilis isolate snail1 linkage group LG13, US_GU_Lsax_2.0, whole genome shotgun sequence genome contains a region encoding:
- the LOC138945971 gene encoding protein mono-ADP-ribosyltransferase PARP14-like, with the protein MKRMPHEQEHQHENDPHRTDHRPPEVTFDTLLPESEGPPRTVEVIPTTQLLDELVYKLYFEKPDVGGPVETVVVDKENETVWVTFVSAEDAEAVCCRQHKIEDNGMTVKLLLPPKPTPDYPNKLLFRNVPNDVSKDHLTTFLENITGCEPEDILYGDDEGVVLATFDSEPDFDKVQDKCNKKKLKGKQLSAEKVPVSNCVLVENVARGTKDETIQWFFENTKRSGGAPVHTVQRIPPGDRCLVYFHDYQALDSILTRKLVLDDQELETRTFLDCLGPSGGTDDPASFRMPDDVVVEDEAKSIFLTEKSAYFQQLIQHLLQAHASVSIVSKNIVIECKLTPSVRNARLLARTWTDNVRRAVSDFLSRLHVEIIQVAAQLTWPLLEKTIGGRLNELECPDILVLMEASTQSVTVVGSQNKVHTVAEKLRDIVRDVDAHTQRQKDEVEEAVSLKAYRAELLQAASFSDEMATEYPNLKVTISDGKAIFRGVSHEVKNAQVKMYAYLQNEESVRCPELSTGTIKVLKRNQHTQDYILGQFKAKGVTAVMEVEENEVVVFALTKADADRAARIVKDSVVTRVVQLSPESTTLLQTRDFGQILAGLRESHPGLDVTPADDRTQIVITTTDDVIDDVTLQVEGFISKNTIYEIELRLSPTRHKFVSSAWKQKLDLIFTSLRDEKVEVTADEDDPKFIASGTQPGLTLLTERFKELEEKIMVQEETIESEERLKFLNSDKRDKDLRKLELVHRCAVGFEWETTGVRVFQNARSTLTLSSEKGDASVAQETEDSDTMEANSAPLQESATMETAKPELAQSAKPESVHSIQPKRAQTAEPALAQPSKPGQPSRTPPPRPPAPAPRRSASMSSTRGTNRPVQLAVSVVPGEIAKQKVDVIVNSTSKDLDLKSGAVSSSILQAAGSGLQDDCRTQHPQGVRPGHIAATGGYRLSCQQLYHVTLPKWSGQQSKQILHQTVINCLTKCNQSGFKSIAIPALGTGNLSYPRNEVAQTMIEAVMQFQQISPFSGLRDVRLIVYHKDVQSLQAFQQAHRQQLTGVTQTSSPGPSRQMTMNVVSGEISRQQVDVIVNSTSTDLDLSNGAVSSSILQAAGSGLQDECRTQHPQGVRPGHIAVTGGHALPCRKLYHISLPHWAGQQSKQALHATIVECLTKCNQSGFTSIAIPALGTGNLSYPRNEVAQTMMEAIRQFQQTNPFSVLREVKIVVYHKDAQTMTEFQKVQWFIPRRPSLSPSAKQMKGKRHRRTFSEPGHSKKVPANVSATEDWECDLMGVRVTVKKGDISEEDVHAIVSLTNKKLDLSKDAVSRSLRSKCGMQLEEELKTKREDICNKGTTVTSGPNLKSSMILHVDGKKFSGNWSSGIRAVLEEAESYRAKSVAIPNLGTSTSKLASDLFKAVTKFCRTEDAHHIEEVRVVLTDSLHVPEFRRVFQNEMIKPRKEKRTSAIGKRMFQAVKNAVRWRHSGSAVQNKSKASAAYRPGTIQKGAKLYIYAESEGAVQEFLKAFDDHVKDTVTKMVYTDPALKSLNNDEMRQIRDIAEEADVRMEVWREVGRYELQGVVDVLPRVQKDVSEFLRAAEHQRRERENESLIAGMVQWSFLERTKTETKRMEYGPKENKIIETAYVQGQKTAEIVDTEGAVYVIDFDRMVEYPRDCPSEEESVEVIRKSRETESSGIQLPDTWTPHDSDEPVMLVNLKPSDVEYQRVKQDIMATIGNSSINIVSVDRIQNVMLYQQYQAKKTHMDKQNGPGFPNERTLWHGTSPDAIHNINNHGFNRSYCGKNATAYGKGVYFATKSSYSTDCRYSPPDSSGRRFLYQCQVLVGHPTLGSSDMRFLPPRSDHVVCDSATNNLQSPDMYVIFNDTQAYPQYLITFT; encoded by the exons ATGAAAAGAATGCCACATGAACAGGAACACCAGCATGAGAACGACCCTCATCGCACAGATCACAGGCCCCCAGAGGTTACTTTCGACACGCTGTTGCCGGAATCAGAAGGTCCTCCCAGAACAGTAGAAGTGATACCGACTACTCAGCTCCTTGATGAACTCGTCTACAAGCTCTACTTTGAAAAACCTGACGTCGGGGGACCGGTGGAGACGGTGGTCGTGGACAAGGAGAATGAAACTGTCTGGGTCACTTTTGTCAGCGCGGAAG ACGCTGAAGCAGTGTGCTGTCGGCAACACAAGATCGAAGACAACGGCATGACCGTCAAGCTGCTCCTTCCACCCAAACCCACACCCGACTACCCGAACAAGTTGCTGTTCCGGAACGTTCCTAACGACGTCTCAAAAGACCACCTCACTACGTTTCTTGAGAACATCACCGGATGTGAGCCTGAGGATATCCTCTACGGGGATGATGAGGGTGTCGTCCTGGCAACGTTCGACTCGGAACCAG ATTTTGACAAGGTGCAGGACAAATGCAACAAGAAGAAGCTGAAAGGAAAGCAGCTGTCAGCGGAAAAGGTCCCCGTGTCTAACTGTGTCTTGGTGGAGAACGTGGCGAGGGGGACCAAGGACGAGACCATCCAATGGTTCTTCGAGAACACTAAGCGGAGCGGCGGGGCGCCCGTGCACACAGTGCAGAGGATACCACCGGGCGACAGATGCCTCGTCTACTTTCACGACTATCAAG CGCTGGACTCCATACTGACAAGGAAGCTCGTGCTGGATGACCAGGAGCTGGAGACAAGAACGTTTCTGGATTGCCTCGGTCCGTCAGGTGGGACTGATGACCCCGCCTCTTTCAGGATGCCTGACGATGTTGTTGTGGAGGATGAAGCCAAAAGCATATTTCTGACCGAAAAGTCAGCATACTTTCAGCAGCTTATCCAACACCTTCTTCAGGCTCATGCGTCAGTCAGCATCGTCTCTAAGAACATTGTCATCGAGTGTAAGTTGACTCCGTCTGTTCGGAATGCTCGCTTGCTGGCTAGAACGTGGACCGACAACGTCAGAAGAGCAGTCAGTGACTTTCTCAGCCGCCTTCACGTGGAAATAATTCAAGTCGCTGCACAGCTGACTTGGCCTCTGCTTGAGAAAACGATAGGGGGCCGACTAAATGAACTGGAATGTCCAGATATTTTAGTTCTGATGGAAGCATCAACACAAAGTGTCACAGTTGTGGGATCTCAGAACAAAGTGCATACGGTTGCAGAAAAGCTTCGAGACATTGTGAGGGATGTCGACGCGCACACGCAACGGCAGAAAGACGAGGTTGAAGAAGCTGTCTCTCTGAAAGCGTACAGGGCAGAACTGCTGCAGGCTGCCTCCTTTAGCGATGAGATGGCTACAGAGTATCCAAATCTCAAAGTCACCATTAGCGATGGCAAGGCGATCTTTCGCGGCGTATCTCACGAAGTGAAAAACGCCCAGGTTAAGATGTATGCCTACCTCCAGAATGAAGAAAGTGTACGCTGTCCAGAACTATCAACAGGCACCATAAAGGTCTTGAAGCGGAACCAACACACACAGGACTACATCCTCGGACAATTTAAAGCGAAGGGCGTGACAGCGGTCATGGAGGTTGAAGAGAACGAAGTCGTCGTTTTTGCCCTGACCAAAGCTGATGCGGACAGGGCGGCAAGGATTGTCAAGGACTCAGTGGTCACGAGAGTTGTTCAGCTGTCCCCGGAGTCAACTACACTCCTACAAACTCGGGACTTTGGTCAGATTTTGGCGGGGCTGAGAGAAAGCCACCCCGGGCTTGACGTCACTCCTGCCGACGACAGGACCCAGATCGTCATCACTACCACTGATGACgtcattgatgacgtcacattgcAGGTGGAAGGTTTCATCAGCAAGAATACCATTTACGAAATAGAGCTTCGTCTCTCGCCCACTCGCCACAAGTTCGTGTCGTCTGCATGGAAACAGAAACTGGATTTGATCTTTACCAGCCTGAGAGACGAAAAGGTTGAAGTGACGGCTGATGAAGATGATCCCAAATTTATAGCCAGCGGAACACAACCTGGATTGACGCTTTTAACAGAGAGGTTTAAGGAACTGGAAGAAAAGATCATGGTTCAAGAGGAAACTATAGAGAGCGAAGAGAGGTTGAAGTTCCTGAATTCTGACAAACGGGACAAAGACTTGAGGAAGCTGGAATTGGTTCACCGATGTGCTGTTGGCTTTGAGTGGGAGACGACTGGAGTACGG GTGTTCCAAAATGCAAGGTCAACTCTGACATTGTCATCAG aaaAAGGAGATGCATCCGTGGCACAAGAAACCGAAGATTCAGACACCATGGAAGCAAATTCCGCACCATTGCAAGAATCAGCAACAATGGAGACGGCCAAACCAGAACTTGCACAGTCAGCCAAACCAGAATCGGTACATTCAATTCAGCCAAAAAGAGCACAGACAGCCGAACCAGCATTGGCACAGCCATCCAAACCAGGTCAACCGTCGCGAACGCCACCACCCCGACCACCAGCGCCCGCACCACGCAGGTCAGCATCCATGTCCAGCACGAGAGGAACCAACCGTCCAGTGCAACTGGCTGTCAGTGTCGTCCCAGGGGAGATTGCCAAGCAGAAA GTGGACGTAATCGTCAACTCTACCAGCAAAGACCTCGATCTGAAGAGCGGCGCGGTCTCGTCGTCCATTCTACAGGCAGCAGGCTCGGGTCTGCAGGACGATTGCAGGACACAGCATCCACAGGGCGTCAGGCCTGGACACATCGCTGCCACTGGAGGTTACAGACTGTCGTGTCAGCAGCTGTACCATGTCACCTTACCGAAGTGGTCTGGGCAGCAAAGCAAGCAG ATACTGCACCAAACTGTTATTAACTGCCTAACCAAGTGCAACCAGAGTGGCTTCAAGTCCATAGCAATACCGGCACTTGGTACTGGTAACCTGTCCTACCCCCGGAATGAAGTGGCACAGACCATGATAGAAGCGGTCATGCAGTTTCAGCAGATCAGTCCATTCAGTGGTTTGAGGGATGTCAGGCTCATTGTCTATCACAAGGACGTTCAGAGTCTGCAA GCTTTCCAACAAGCTCACCGGCAACAGCTTACAGGAG TGACGCAAACTTCCAGTCCTGGGCCATCCcgacaaatgacaatgaacgTTGTTTCAGGAGAAATTTCAAGACAACAG GTTGACGTCATCGTGAACTCAACCAGCACCGACCTTGATCTCAGCAACGGCGCTGTGTCGTCGTCCATTCTACAGGCAGCAGGCTCGGGTCTGCAGGACGAGTGCAGGACACAGCATCCACAGGGCGTCAGGCCTGGACACATCGCTGTCACAGGAGGTCACGCTCTACCATGTCGAAAGTTGTATCACATCAGCTTGCCCCACTGGGCTGGGCAGCAATCGAAACAG GCGTTACACGCAACAATTGTGGAATGTCTGACCAAGTGCAACCAGAGTGGATTCACGTCTATTGCCATACCCGCTCTTGGGACTGGCAACCTATCATACCCGAGGAATGAAGTGGCACAGACCATGATGGAAGCAATTCGCCAGTTCCAGCAGACGAATCCGTTCAGCGTTTTGAGGGAGGTCAAAATCGTTGTCTACCACAAAGACGCTCAGACGATGACG GAGTTCCAAAAGGTTCAATGGTTCATCCCACGGCGACCGTCTCTTTCCCCATCAGCGAAGCAGATGAAAGGAAAACGACACAGACGGACATTTTCTGAACCGGGACATTCCAAGAAAG TACCTGCCAACGTTTCTGCTACCGAGGACTGGGAATGTGACCTAATGGGAGTTCGTGTCACGGTCAAAAAAGGAGACATCAGCGAAGAAGACGTACACGCCATAGTGAGCCTGACGAACAAGAAGCTTGACCTCAGCAAAG ATGCAGTCAGCAGGTCATTGAGAAGCAAGTGTGGCATGCAGTTGGAAGAGGAACTGAAAACGAAAC GAGAAGACATTTGCAACAAGGGCACAACAGTGACTTCAGGCCCCAACCTGAAAAGCAGCATGATCCTACATGTTGATGGCAAAAAGTTCTCTGGAAACTGGAGCTCGGGTATTAGGGCTGTTTTGGAGGAAGCGGAGTCCTACAGGGCCAAGTCTGTTGCCATTCCAAACCTCGGCACTTCAACAA GTAAACTTGCGAGTGACCTGTTCAAGGCGGTGACGAAATTCTGTCGTACTGAGGACGCTCACCATATTGAAGAAGTGCGCGTGGTACTGACCGACAGTCTTCACGTGCCTGAGTTCAGGAGGGTCTTTCAGAACGAAATGATAAAACCTAGGAAAGAAAAGAGGACATCAGCCATCGGCAAACGCATGTTTCAAG ctgtgaaGAATGCCGTACGGTGGAGACACAGCGGCTCCGCAGTGCAGAATAAAAGCAAAGCTAGCGCTGCGTACCGGCCTGGCACGATTCAGAAAGGCGCCAAGCTGTACATCTATGCTGAAAGCGAGGGGGCCGTGCAGGAGTTTCTCAAAGCGTTTGACGACCACGTGAAGGACACGGTCACCAAGATGGTCTACACCGATCCCGCCCTGAAGTCCTTGAACAACGATGAG ATGAGACAGATACGAGACATAGCGGAGGAAGCGGACGTGAGGATGGAGGTGTGGCGGGAAGTGGGGCGCTACGAGCTGCAGGGCGTGGTGGACGTACTGCCACGTGTGCAAAAAGACGTCAGCGAGTTCCTCAGGGCCGCCGAACATCAGCGCAGAGAACGAGAAAACGAGTCTCTCATTGCAGGCATGGTCCAGTGGAGCTTCTTGGAG CGTACGAAAACAGAAACCAAGCGCATGGAGTACGGCCCGAAGGAGAACAAGATTATCGAGACAGCGTACGTCCAGGGACAGAAGACGGCGGAGATCGTGGACACAGAAGGCGCGGTGTATGTGATCGACTTTGACCGCATGGTGGAGTACCCCAGAGACTGTCCCTCAGAGGAGGAAAGTGTGGAGGTGATTCGAAAATCTCGAG AAACCGAGAGCAGCGGAATCCAGTTACCAGACACGTGGACACCACACGACAGCGACGAGCCAGTGATGCTGGTCAATCTGAAGCCCTCTGACGTGGAGTATCAGCGAGTGAAACAAGACATCATGGCCACGATTGGAAACAGCTCCATCAACATCGTCTCT GTGGATCGCATCCAGAACGTGATGCTGTACCAGCAGTACCAAGCCAAGAAGACCCACATGGACAAGCAGAACGGACCAGGCTTTCCCAACGAGAGGACTCTGTGGCATGGAACTTCTCCTGACGCCATCCACAACATCAACAACCACGGCTTCAACCGCAGCTACTGCGGCAAAAATG CAACGGCATACGGGAAAGGCGTGTACTTTGCGACGAAGTCCAGCTACTCCACAGACTGTCGCTACTCCCCGCCCGACTCTTCAGGCCGCCGCTTCCTGTACCAGTGCCAGGTGCTGGTCGGTCATCCCACGCTGGGGTCGTCTGACATGAGGTTCCTACCGCCACGATCGGACCACGTCGTCTGCGACTCCGCCACCAACAACCTGCAGAGCCCTGACATGTACGTCATCTTCAACGACACGCAGGCCTATCCGCAGTACCTGATTACGTTCACGTAG